The stretch of DNA CCTTCCCCGTCTCCAACACCGCCGCACGGCGCTGCCTGCTTCTCCCTTCCCCGATTCCCCGCCGAGCTCTCCGCGTCGtcgcctccgcggccgccgaggcgccgcccaagccgacgcagccgccgaCCTCGCCCTCCGGCATCGTGCTCGTAGACCCCGCCGAGGCCCAGAGGGTGCACCGTCTCAAGGCCGTCTACGACCAGAAGGTCGTCCCGCTCATCACCGAGGAGTTCGGCTACACCAATGTCCACCAGGTGCTCGACCCTACTCCTCACAGCAGAAAGGGCATCCATTTCTCACTTATGGTGGCCAATTCGTTGGCGTGGTTAAGTTTTGAGGCGTTGGGTGGGTGTTTGGTTCGGCTAGGTGCCCAAGGTTGAGAAGATTGTGGTGAACTGCGGCCTGGGCGCCGAGGCGGGGAACTCCAAGGGGCTGGAGGCCGCCATGAAGGACCTCGCCAATATCACCGGCCAATGGCCCGTCAAGACCAAGGCCAAGAAGTCAGTGGCCAGCTTCAAGATCCGTGAGGGAAACACCATCGGTATCGCAGTTACCCTCCGCGGCAAGGTGTGAGCCCCATTATTATTCCTTTGACATCCTTGAAATTCATACGTTCACAGTTGACAGGTTTGCATATGAAATTAGAAACTCGTGGTAATTACAAACCTTGCATCTCAGTATACTATAATCTGCTGTGTTAGTGCAAATTGATAAGCATAGGCTTAATTTGGTGTCCTTGGCTGTAGATAATGTACAACTTCCTGGATAGGCTCCTCAACCTTGGGCTTCCTAGGACCATGGACTTTCTCGGCGTCAACCCCAACAGCTTCGACGGGCACGGCAACTACAGTCTTGGCCTCCGTGATCAGGGCGTGTTCCCTGAGATCCCCTACGAGGTGGGTGGGAAGAAGAACGGCATGGACGTGTGCATTGTCACCACCGCCAAGACGGACAACGAGGCCTTCAGGCTGCTCGCCCTCCTTGGCATGCCGTTCTCGGAGAACATCAAGCCTGACGTGGTGATCCGGAAGAAGAGGTTGAAGCGCCACCACTTCTtgagcaagggcaagggcaagggaggaagaaagtgaggagAGGAACCCATGGTATGGAACAGTGAGCTAGCTGCTCAGCTTGTTGAttgtgatctttttttttttgcagggtttggtttagaaatatgatgttgttgttgttgttgtcccTCAATTCTGTAACTGTTGTACTTAAAAAAGGTCAGAATTTGGAATGCAAATGCTTTGCTTTGGTCATGTACGTTCCAGAAATTTCTGATACCATGATTTCGAGTCACTGGTGGCATAAGAAATGGAAACGTTGTGTAAATGGATATTATTTTGGGGATAGAATAGAACTATATTATTTCAGCTGCATTTCTCACACTTGTTTGTCTAGACTATCGCTGAGCTTGTATATGACCTCATTCGGCAAACTACCATTAGTTAGTAGGTACACTTGGGCAATTTGTGCGGGCCGATGATGAGCTCTTCCTCCGGGAAGGCGCAGGGCTTGCCCTCCGCCCCGAGCTCCGGGCACGGCTTGGGCG from Panicum virgatum strain AP13 chromosome 9K, P.virgatum_v5, whole genome shotgun sequence encodes:
- the LOC120647488 gene encoding 50S ribosomal protein L5, chloroplastic-like; translation: MAATAVTVPSSGVPFPVSNTAARRCLLLPSPIPRRALRVVASAAAEAPPKPTQPPTSPSGIVLVDPAEAQRVHRLKAVYDQKVVPLITEEFGYTNVHQVPKVEKIVVNCGLGAEAGNSKGLEAAMKDLANITGQWPVKTKAKKSVASFKIREGNTIGIAVTLRGKIMYNFLDRLLNLGLPRTMDFLGVNPNSFDGHGNYSLGLRDQGVFPEIPYEVGGKKNGMDVCIVTTAKTDNEAFRLLALLGMPFSENIKPDVVIRKKRLKRHHFLSKGKGKGGRK